The genomic window TGGGCGACGGAATAAAGCGAGTGATAATGCAGGTGAACGACCCGGGAAAGGTGTCCCCGAAGAAGCCGCCTGAAAAAAAGGACGAGCCGTCATCTAAAATATCTGTCAAGGTGGATATGGGCGACCTTGACCGGACGGAAGAGGCCATGGCCATGGTGCTGCGTGAGTACCGCCAGAGGCCGGGCCCGGACAGCTCGCCGTTCAGTGAAAGCTGGGAGCCCGACAAGAGCATAGACATAAAAAATTCCAATAACGGTAAGACCATAGAATATTCCGCGGAGATACCGTCACACAGGGAGGCCGGCATAAAACCCTCCCGCAGCAACGTCCTGAAGTCTTTAAACAGCCTTGAGAAAGACCCGGCTTTGCACGCGACGGAGGAACAGGCTCTCATGACCTACATATACCGCGACGGGGAAAGCACGCTGAATAAAGAGGATTTTGAAAAGGTCTTCGGCGCGGGGAACGATAAGTACAAAAAGTTCGAAGAGTTCGAGACAGACCTTAAGACAAGAAAGATACGGCCGGGATGCAACGAGATAATCGTGTCAATGGACAGTGACGGAAAGATCCTGAAATGCATAATGGACGGGTTCGAGGTCCCGTTCAAAAATCAATAGGGGAGAACATCATGCCTGCGGTATTGGGACATTTCCTTGTGTTCAGAGAGACGGCGCTTGCGCTTATAGACGAGTATGGCGAGGAGGCTGCAAAGGTACTCAGGGTCGAGCCTAAGTACGAGAGAAAGATGGACCCTAAGACGGACGACTCAAAGATGTTCCCGTCGCCATATAGGGGTAAATCCGACGGCGGCCTGACAAAATACGGGTACATAGGGTCTTGCGGGCCGGACATATGCTACATGCATAACAGGATCATGCATAAAGGCGAGAGCAGGTGGGCCGACCTTACGCACTATCATAACTCAGGCAGGTTCGTAGCATATCTTGTGGACCTTGCAAAGACACATAAGGACAGCGATCTGGGCCTGAGGATCATGGCCTTTACGATAGGCTATATCACCCACATAATGGCGGACGCTATAGTCCATCCTTATGTCAACACGTTCGCGGGGGCTTATCATCACCAGGTCGCCAGCAAGGAGGCGCACCAGACTATCGAAGTGAACATGGACTCCTGGATGGCGAAGCACTACTACGGGCTCAAGGACATCACCACTACGGGCA from Methanooceanicella nereidis includes these protein-coding regions:
- a CDS encoding zinc dependent phospholipase C family protein translates to MPAVLGHFLVFRETALALIDEYGEEAAKVLRVEPKYERKMDPKTDDSKMFPSPYRGKSDGGLTKYGYIGSCGPDICYMHNRIMHKGESRWADLTHYHNSGRFVAYLVDLAKTHKDSDLGLRIMAFTIGYITHIMADAIVHPYVNTFAGAYHHQVASKEAHQTIEVNMDSWMAKHYYGLKDITTTGISHSWSDYVDDSNWIGKASDRAKEFFKEINEVFMSTYGEYPDGKNAADGLEYLLVSYYNFWSFVLDIGYDTALGPVPTNPNPGMVTRFRQENYPSYLFKAKKAAVEACIKALDYWSGKAGRDDLLEYMGNWNLDTGYRIKVSSEGGQLCIKYEHSWAVYDVP